From a region of the Terriglobales bacterium genome:
- a CDS encoding nuclear transport factor 2 family protein, producing the protein MRRILYSLILLAIFVPLATAQRKAPAHRSTAPSATQKQQFAEDQEAINDLHSRDIEASIALDADRLQSLWTDDVVMIHPGEPPIVGRDANMKKLQQHIDEMKSTEMLAYDEQFQEVHIIADTAYEWGVITGRTRPFSGGEEHPFRYNVMRILKRQPDGSWKIARSIYNDAVPPPELKKDEAKDQPTEQKKSLKD; encoded by the coding sequence TTGCGCCGCATACTGTATTCGCTCATATTGCTCGCCATCTTCGTTCCCCTTGCGACAGCCCAGCGCAAAGCTCCGGCCCACCGTAGCACCGCGCCAAGCGCCACCCAAAAGCAGCAATTTGCCGAGGACCAGGAGGCCATCAATGACCTCCACTCCCGCGACATCGAAGCTTCCATTGCGCTCGACGCCGACCGCCTACAATCCCTCTGGACCGACGACGTCGTCATGATCCACCCCGGCGAACCGCCTATCGTCGGCAGAGACGCCAACATGAAAAAGCTCCAGCAACACATCGATGAGATGAAGAGCACGGAAATGCTGGCCTACGACGAACAGTTCCAGGAGGTGCACATCATCGCGGACACAGCGTATGAGTGGGGCGTGATCACCGGACGCACCCGTCCCTTTTCAGGCGGCGAAGAACATCCCTTCCGCTACAACGTCATGCGTATCCTGAAGCGGCAGCCCGACGGCTCTTGGAAGATCGCGCGCTCCATCTACAACGACGCTGTACCCCCGCCCGAACTAAAGAAGGACGAAGCGAAGGACCAGCCCACCGAGCAGAAAAAATCGCTAAAGGACTAA
- a CDS encoding SDR family oxidoreductase — translation MNNRVAVITGTSSGIGLLSTVELARNGFRVVATMRNLERRTALDQALASAGVAANVDIRQLDVTKPESISACIGSVVRDHGRIDLLVNNAGFPLAGFAEDVQLEELREQFETNFFGHVSVTRAALPTMRTQKSGQIIMISSIAGRAGQPSLSSYCSSKYALEGWTESLRMEIRSVGIKVSLIEPGAYDTDIWLKNAKLARGAFDNSSPNIERARRFRDFVTSGKIRKGDPRKVAQLVVRVANDPHPKVRYVIGHDAHLQVWLKRLTPFRVYEKLITKAIKID, via the coding sequence ATGAACAACAGAGTTGCTGTCATCACCGGCACCTCCAGCGGCATTGGCCTGCTGAGCACCGTGGAACTCGCCAGAAACGGCTTCCGCGTCGTCGCAACTATGCGCAATCTGGAGAGGCGTACCGCTCTCGATCAGGCGCTTGCCTCGGCAGGGGTTGCGGCGAACGTCGATATCCGCCAGTTGGATGTCACCAAGCCCGAGTCAATTTCAGCGTGCATCGGGTCGGTGGTTCGCGATCATGGCCGCATCGACCTGCTGGTCAACAACGCCGGATTCCCTCTCGCAGGATTTGCCGAAGACGTCCAGCTCGAAGAATTACGCGAACAATTCGAAACTAATTTCTTCGGACACGTTTCAGTTACTAGGGCGGCACTTCCTACGATGCGCACGCAGAAATCCGGCCAGATCATCATGATCTCCTCGATTGCAGGACGTGCCGGACAGCCGTCCCTGAGTTCCTACTGCTCCTCAAAATATGCGCTGGAAGGCTGGACGGAATCGCTGCGCATGGAAATTCGCAGTGTAGGAATCAAAGTCAGTCTCATCGAACCCGGTGCCTATGACACCGATATCTGGCTGAAGAACGCAAAACTCGCCCGGGGAGCATTCGATAATTCATCTCCCAACATCGAACGCGCCCGCAGATTTCGTGATTTTGTCACCAGCGGGAAAATCAGGAAGGGTGATCCCCGCAAAGTAGCTCAACTCGTCGTTCGTGTGGCAAACGACCCCCACCCGAAAGTCCGCTACGTCATCGGCCACGACGCCCATCTGCAGGTATGGTTGAAGCGTCTAACTCCTTTTCGCGTGTACGAAAAGCTCATCACCAAAGCGATCAAGATTGACTAA
- a CDS encoding GAF domain-containing protein, which translates to MLQAFLGFAYTIQQEFHKLRRDTAAMIQSLAPEQFAASVQRGFPAALQRIVAGAQTLTEATGAAIALGNEQSMVCVARSGNSAPNLGSRFNALSGLSGECIRTRESVICMNAAADPRVDYTACTALGVKSMLYLPLLSDGKLIGILAVFSPRAQHFSHRDIGTLRWTQALIAESLQHNSRMQVGAGSLIPAAPHREAETVEQFQSPETVAAAVPIPPVTPAEVSDRPKPTFVGTIVDESVAEFEEPSSKADSSGENRLPVLIAIVIILMFLAGIGFMSINRLSSAKAPAPASIMNAAAPASEPVATPAEESLLKPVSTEEVKPSANLPQAVHLAASPSLVVLSIDLPRRVAYEGFSINGPNRVYFDLYGVNLVGAEGASVPTSGGLVSRIRISAYKPGITRIVFDLSNRASFGVKVAEATNSLSIELREKTASDEDAISPRPGEVVKITSAGRTILRVPGDTAPDVSR; encoded by the coding sequence ATGCTTCAGGCATTCCTTGGCTTTGCCTACACCATCCAGCAGGAATTCCATAAATTGCGGCGTGATACCGCCGCAATGATCCAATCGCTCGCCCCTGAGCAGTTTGCGGCCAGCGTGCAACGAGGATTCCCAGCCGCGTTACAACGCATTGTTGCCGGAGCGCAAACCCTGACAGAGGCTACCGGAGCGGCCATCGCATTAGGCAATGAACAGTCGATGGTCTGCGTAGCGCGCAGTGGCAACTCCGCCCCGAACCTTGGGTCCCGCTTCAATGCCCTCTCCGGCTTGAGCGGCGAATGCATACGTACTCGCGAGAGCGTTATCTGCATGAACGCCGCGGCAGATCCTCGCGTCGATTACACCGCGTGCACCGCACTTGGCGTGAAGTCCATGCTGTACCTGCCGTTGCTCTCCGATGGCAAACTGATTGGCATTCTGGCCGTATTCTCGCCGCGCGCGCAGCACTTCTCTCACCGCGACATCGGAACTCTGCGTTGGACACAGGCTCTAATCGCCGAATCGCTCCAGCACAATTCGCGCATGCAGGTTGGCGCTGGGTCCTTGATTCCAGCCGCTCCACACCGTGAGGCGGAAACAGTCGAGCAGTTTCAGTCTCCTGAAACGGTTGCCGCTGCGGTCCCGATACCGCCGGTTACGCCTGCCGAGGTTTCTGACCGACCGAAACCGACCTTTGTTGGCACCATTGTGGACGAGTCCGTCGCTGAGTTCGAGGAGCCTTCTTCGAAGGCCGATTCGAGTGGCGAAAATCGTCTTCCGGTCCTTATCGCGATCGTGATAATCCTGATGTTCCTGGCGGGAATCGGGTTCATGTCCATTAACCGCCTGTCGTCTGCGAAAGCGCCAGCCCCGGCTTCCATCATGAATGCGGCTGCGCCCGCTTCCGAGCCTGTTGCTACCCCTGCGGAGGAATCGCTTTTAAAGCCGGTCAGCACGGAAGAGGTTAAGCCGAGCGCAAATCTGCCGCAGGCAGTCCATCTCGCTGCCAGCCCTTCCCTGGTGGTACTCAGCATCGATCTTCCCCGACGCGTGGCATATGAGGGTTTCTCCATCAACGGACCGAACCGCGTCTACTTTGATTTGTACGGGGTAAATCTCGTTGGTGCAGAAGGGGCATCGGTTCCCACCTCCGGCGGCCTGGTCTCCCGCATTCGCATTTCGGCCTACAAGCCCGGGATCACTCGCATCGTCTTCGATCTCAGCAACCGCGCTTCTTTTGGCGTGAAGGTTGCAGAAGCCACCAACTCGCTCTCGATCGAACTGCGCGAGAAGACCGCCAGCGACGAAGATGCCATCTCTCCGCGTCCCGGTGAAGTCGTGAAGATCACCAGCGCCGGCCGCACCATTCTGCGCGTGCCCGGAGACACCGCACCCGACGTATCCCGCTAG
- a CDS encoding response regulator — protein MRLTALVWGSDGNGHMFMEQVQTLDISPMGARLKGLSHPVSTGSILGIQNGDNQGRFEVVWIGEKGSDREGQIGVRCIQIGRQTRKSILYIDDQDFELERRVPLLQAFGYEPHTAATAQEAFDQMNKVHFQAVMVDQPFPGVNDVTFIDQIKRTQPDTKILVVSAFPSQVPERVVELADTFLHKGENQNKLIAAIEQLIGPGHTIKWPITRTIQRYKVVVPVAVRVLRSGVSVQMIGTSVDLGEGGMGVQVAGGELAAGEIINIEFSLPTAPHPLKLYAMVRHRKIDHYGIQFVDIGAENRQAISDLCDVLVPMDLPH, from the coding sequence TTGCGTCTGACGGCCCTGGTATGGGGATCAGACGGCAACGGGCACATGTTCATGGAGCAGGTCCAGACATTGGACATCTCTCCCATGGGCGCAAGGCTGAAGGGTCTTTCGCACCCGGTTTCCACGGGATCGATCCTGGGCATTCAAAACGGCGACAACCAGGGCCGCTTCGAAGTTGTGTGGATTGGCGAAAAGGGAAGCGACCGCGAAGGACAGATTGGCGTCCGTTGCATCCAGATCGGTCGTCAGACCAGGAAATCGATTCTGTACATCGACGATCAGGACTTCGAACTCGAGCGGCGCGTTCCGCTGTTACAGGCTTTTGGTTACGAGCCGCACACCGCGGCTACTGCGCAGGAAGCATTTGATCAAATGAACAAAGTCCACTTCCAGGCTGTCATGGTGGACCAGCCCTTCCCCGGCGTTAACGATGTCACGTTCATCGATCAGATCAAGCGGACACAACCGGACACCAAGATTCTGGTTGTTTCCGCTTTTCCTTCGCAGGTACCGGAACGAGTCGTCGAGTTGGCGGACACTTTCCTGCATAAAGGCGAGAACCAGAACAAATTGATAGCCGCCATCGAGCAGTTGATCGGCCCGGGTCACACCATCAAATGGCCGATCACGCGAACCATCCAACGCTACAAAGTGGTTGTGCCTGTAGCTGTCCGCGTCCTTCGCAGCGGCGTGAGCGTGCAGATGATCGGCACCTCGGTTGACCTTGGCGAAGGAGGCATGGGGGTACAGGTAGCGGGTGGAGAACTCGCAGCCGGCGAAATCATCAACATCGAGTTCTCATTGCCGACGGCGCCGCATCCGCTCAAACTCTACGCAATGGTGCGCCATCGCAAGATCGATCATTACGGAATCCAGTTTGTGGACATCGGCGCTGAAAACCGGCAGGCGATCAGCGATTTGTGCGACGTGCTTGTGCCAATGGATCTCCCCCACTAG
- a CDS encoding inositol-3-phosphate synthase codes for MANRDNLGRSKASSQGTEIAPAKGKLGVLLPGMGAVATTFVAGVEAVRKKIAEPIGSLTQMGTIRLGKRTDARSPKINEFVPLAKLNDLVFGGWDIFEDNMYESATNAGVLDYRLLEQIKPFLKGIKPMKAVFDHNYVKLIDGPNKKKGKNKMDLAEQLRDDIRKFRRANKCDRMVAVWCGSTESFIKPMEIHSSLAKFEKALQKSDPNIAPSMMYAYACLKEQVPYANGAPNLSTDIPAMLELSRANETPICGKDYKTGQTLMKTILAPGFKARLLGMNGWFSTNILGNRDGEVLEDPGSFKTKEESKLSVLEYILQPELYPQLYGNITHKVKINYYPPRGDNKEGWDNIDIFGWLGYPMQIKVDFLCRDSILAAPIVLDLVLFMDLAQRTSTLRGIGIQEWLSFYFKSPMTVPGLYPEHDLFIQLMKLKNTLRHLKGEELITHLGLEYYD; via the coding sequence ATGGCAAATCGGGATAACCTCGGCCGCTCGAAGGCTTCCTCCCAGGGAACTGAGATTGCGCCCGCAAAGGGCAAACTTGGCGTTTTGCTGCCTGGCATGGGCGCCGTTGCTACGACGTTTGTCGCTGGTGTTGAAGCCGTTCGCAAAAAGATTGCAGAGCCCATTGGATCGCTGACGCAGATGGGTACCATTCGTCTTGGCAAGCGTACAGACGCGCGTTCGCCGAAGATCAATGAGTTCGTGCCCCTCGCGAAGCTAAACGACCTCGTGTTTGGTGGCTGGGACATCTTCGAAGACAACATGTACGAATCCGCCACGAATGCGGGCGTGCTCGACTATCGGCTCCTCGAGCAGATCAAGCCTTTCCTGAAAGGCATTAAGCCGATGAAGGCCGTGTTCGATCACAATTACGTGAAGCTGATCGACGGCCCGAACAAGAAGAAGGGCAAGAACAAGATGGACCTCGCGGAACAACTGCGTGACGACATCCGCAAGTTCCGCCGCGCCAACAAGTGCGACCGCATGGTGGCCGTGTGGTGTGGTTCGACCGAATCGTTCATCAAGCCGATGGAGATCCACTCCTCGCTGGCGAAGTTCGAGAAGGCACTGCAGAAGAGCGATCCGAACATTGCGCCCTCGATGATGTACGCGTATGCCTGCCTGAAAGAGCAGGTGCCCTACGCGAACGGCGCGCCGAACCTTTCGACCGACATTCCGGCGATGCTCGAACTGTCACGCGCGAACGAGACGCCCATCTGCGGCAAGGACTACAAGACCGGCCAGACGCTGATGAAAACCATCCTGGCGCCGGGCTTCAAGGCACGCTTGCTCGGAATGAACGGATGGTTCTCGACGAACATCCTCGGCAACCGTGATGGCGAAGTGCTGGAAGATCCGGGTTCCTTCAAGACAAAGGAAGAATCAAAGCTGTCGGTGCTCGAGTACATTCTGCAACCGGAGCTTTATCCGCAGCTTTACGGCAACATCACGCACAAGGTGAAGATCAATTATTACCCGCCGCGTGGTGACAACAAGGAAGGCTGGGACAACATCGACATCTTCGGATGGCTCGGCTATCCGATGCAGATCAAGGTGGACTTCCTCTGCCGCGACTCGATCCTTGCGGCGCCGATCGTTCTCGACCTGGTCCTGTTCATGGACCTGGCGCAACGCACCTCCACGCTGCGTGGAATCGGTATCCAGGAATGGTTGAGCTTCTACTTCAAGTCGCCGATGACGGTGCCGGGACTGTATCCGGAACACGACCTGTTCATCCAGTTAATGAAACTGAAGAACACGCTGCGTCACCTGAAGGGCGAGGAACTGATTACCCACCTCGGACTGGAGTATTACGACTAA
- a CDS encoding GNAT family N-acetyltransferase has product MRRTVVARSAAEMLRLRDRWEELDELNPCTTLFQSFAWNIAAARLFAEREHPEVIYCENDNGAALLPCAVAQRTGQLTLLGESLFDYRDVLVAGDEQALLDAWECAAEKGLDFSAGALRSDANFGFWRGFETSPFYGAPRVSPAQISNDQFASEHSRLGRWFRKLEKMGATFRVHPGTNSQLVREIYQHKAEQPPGSGDNLFSDPLRQQFMVEVCAEPASRCEIFTMESAGTLVSALVTFVDRNVRRFYTIYFDMSWAKYSPGMCLVFEVTRRSLAEGLECDYMTGEHGYKTRLATSVVPMYWVQASASRVALLGQPATATEVPSAA; this is encoded by the coding sequence TTGCGACGGACTGTTGTTGCGCGCAGTGCCGCGGAGATGTTGCGGCTTCGGGATCGCTGGGAAGAGCTGGACGAACTGAACCCGTGTACGACGTTGTTCCAGTCGTTCGCCTGGAATATTGCTGCCGCGCGCCTGTTTGCGGAACGGGAACATCCAGAGGTTATCTACTGCGAAAATGATAACGGAGCAGCTTTGCTGCCGTGTGCGGTGGCACAGCGGACCGGCCAGTTGACCCTGCTGGGCGAATCGCTGTTTGACTATCGCGATGTTCTCGTAGCAGGTGACGAGCAAGCGTTGCTTGACGCCTGGGAGTGCGCCGCCGAAAAGGGGCTTGATTTCTCGGCCGGAGCGCTGAGGAGCGACGCCAATTTCGGCTTTTGGCGCGGCTTCGAGACCAGCCCGTTTTACGGAGCGCCACGCGTTTCGCCGGCGCAAATTTCAAACGATCAGTTTGCTTCCGAACACAGTCGGCTCGGACGATGGTTCCGCAAGTTGGAGAAGATGGGTGCGACCTTTCGAGTCCATCCCGGCACGAATTCGCAACTCGTGCGCGAAATCTATCAACACAAAGCGGAGCAACCTCCCGGGTCGGGCGACAACCTCTTCTCCGATCCATTGCGGCAGCAGTTCATGGTGGAAGTCTGTGCCGAGCCTGCAAGCCGGTGTGAGATATTCACCATGGAATCTGCGGGAACGCTCGTCTCCGCGCTAGTGACATTTGTGGACCGGAATGTCCGGCGCTTCTACACCATCTACTTCGATATGTCTTGGGCGAAATATTCGCCGGGCATGTGCCTGGTGTTTGAGGTCACGCGGCGCTCGTTAGCCGAAGGGCTCGAATGCGACTACATGACGGGAGAGCACGGGTACAAGACACGACTGGCGACATCTGTGGTTCCCATGTACTGGGTGCAAGCCTCGGCATCGCGGGTCGCATTGCTCGGGCAGCCGGCTACGGCGACAGAAGTGCCAAGCGCCGCTTAG
- a CDS encoding tetratricopeptide repeat protein, whose protein sequence is MRYSLYLLILALVVGESPAFAQQSGKTVRKHRQEVEDPVFTPALRQAEAAMDRKDYPAAEKDLLTVVDKNPQNYRAWFDLGFIYNETGRTPQAIEAYRKSTEANPQIFESTLNLGILLARSNSPDAEKYLLAATKLKPSGKAEEGWYRAWLSLGEVLRDKKPTEAIEAFQNAGKLKPTDAEPHLSAGLLLEQQQRFADAALEYRRASELDPNSTEAWAGMVNAYSKLGQFAEAEQPLRKYISLNPNNATAHVQLGRLLLAQKKSDEAAAEFEKGLQAKPGDLEAQKEIIGIYIGQKLYKNAEPHLASALRANPNDPQLHHWYGLAMLGQKRPAEAQAALLNAAKLNPRSGEIYADLAIAASENKNYPLIIQALDARAKFLPELPATYYLRATAYDHLRAPKEAIANYKQFLAAADGKFPNEEWKARQRILAIEPKK, encoded by the coding sequence TTGCGCTATTCCCTGTACTTGCTGATCCTTGCCTTGGTTGTCGGCGAAAGCCCCGCCTTCGCACAGCAGTCAGGTAAGACCGTGCGCAAGCATCGGCAGGAAGTCGAAGATCCGGTCTTTACCCCCGCTTTAAGACAGGCCGAGGCCGCCATGGACCGGAAAGATTATCCGGCAGCGGAAAAGGACCTGCTCACGGTCGTCGACAAGAATCCGCAGAACTATCGTGCCTGGTTTGACCTGGGCTTCATCTACAACGAAACCGGGCGAACGCCGCAAGCCATTGAGGCATATCGGAAATCCACCGAGGCTAACCCGCAGATATTCGAGTCAACGCTGAACTTGGGAATCTTGCTCGCCCGAAGCAACTCGCCGGATGCGGAGAAATACCTTCTCGCTGCGACCAAGCTGAAGCCCAGCGGCAAGGCCGAGGAAGGCTGGTATCGCGCATGGCTCTCGCTCGGTGAAGTGCTGCGCGACAAGAAGCCCACCGAGGCAATTGAAGCCTTTCAAAATGCCGGAAAGCTGAAACCGACTGACGCGGAACCGCACCTCTCCGCGGGCCTGCTGCTGGAACAGCAACAGCGTTTCGCCGATGCGGCCCTTGAATATCGCCGCGCCTCCGAACTGGACCCGAATTCCACCGAAGCATGGGCTGGCATGGTCAACGCTTACAGCAAACTCGGCCAGTTCGCCGAAGCGGAACAGCCGTTGAGGAAATACATCAGCCTGAATCCGAACAATGCCACGGCTCACGTGCAGCTTGGACGATTGCTGTTGGCACAAAAGAAATCAGACGAAGCGGCAGCGGAATTCGAAAAGGGCCTGCAAGCCAAACCCGGCGACCTGGAAGCTCAGAAAGAGATCATCGGCATCTACATTGGGCAAAAGCTCTATAAGAACGCCGAGCCGCATCTGGCATCGGCTCTCAGGGCAAACCCGAACGATCCTCAGCTTCACCACTGGTACGGGCTGGCGATGCTGGGCCAGAAACGCCCAGCCGAAGCGCAAGCCGCGTTGCTGAATGCCGCGAAGTTGAACCCGCGGTCCGGAGAGATTTACGCCGATCTTGCCATCGCGGCATCCGAGAACAAGAATTATCCGCTGATTATCCAGGCGCTGGACGCACGCGCGAAGTTTCTCCCGGAGCTGCCGGCAACGTATTATCTACGCGCAACTGCGTACGATCACCTGCGGGCTCCGAAAGAGGCGATCGCGAACTACAAGCAATTCCTGGCGGCGGCGGACGGAAAGTTTCCCAACGAAGAATGGAAGGCGCGGCAACGGATTCTGGCCATCGAACCCAAGAAGTAG
- the uvrA gene encoding excinuclease ABC subunit UvrA: protein MSQESIIVRGARTHNLKNVDFEIPHNHLTVVTGVSGSGKSSLAFDTIYAEGQRRYVESLSAYARQFLERIEKPDADLIDGIAPAVAIRQKNTTRNPRSTVATATEIYDYLRLLYARVGKTYCANCGGLVKKDTIDEVADAVLALGEGTRVQVLFPLRTAVPAEPEKKPKGRKKKAAGKEAANELLKERLFELRKRGFNRLYQDAQIFEFSTPESLLDIDFSKPVEILVDRLSLSADSRSRLVDSTEICFREAGEVIFETAPSDGEPQRFRYSQRFECKKCHIRYEEPEPRLFSFNNPYGACPRCQGFGNTIDFDLDLVIPDKSLTLAQGAVEPWTKPKYRPLFNELKRYAKSAGIPLDVPWSDMDRKHQDVVINGDGKFWGVRGFFEHLERKKYKLHVRVFLSRYRGYSVCGACGGGRLRTDARQVKVSGRDICQVTSMTVEEATAFFAGLELSREENDIAGKLLDEVRDRLRFLDEVGLEYISLDRLSSTLSGGEAQRIQLATSLGSRLVGTLYVLDEPSIGLHSRDTNRLIKILHDLRDLGNTILVVEHDPEIMKASDYILDLGPGAGENGGKIIAAGTYAEIRKTPGSLTGKYLADELRIQLPPHRRKPTKEKLSLKRARAHNLKDIDVTIPLGMLVAITGVSGSGKSTLVHDVLYQALASALKQTNGTGPAAGYLSKLDGVQYLDEVILVDQSPIGRTPRSNPVTYIKAFDAIRDLFASLPDSQKRGFSAGHFSFNIPGGRCETCQGDGTVTVEMQFLADVELVCEECKGTRYKPQVLTVRYKGKNIHEVLNLTVREALHFFSGIPKIVDRLKVLDEVGLGYLRLGQSATTLSGGEAQRMKLAAHLQPKRDIVVQQEQGEDEEHHKQKKRRSRVLYIFDEPTTGLHFDDVSKLLSSFRRLIDTGGSILVIEHNLDVIKAADWVIDLGPEGGERGGKVVVTGTPEDVAGCKHSYTGQWLSRILLGGGNSPSDDRCSNDVLAS from the coding sequence ATGTCACAAGAAAGCATCATCGTTCGCGGTGCTCGGACCCACAACCTTAAGAATGTGGACTTCGAGATCCCTCACAACCACCTGACCGTCGTGACCGGCGTCTCTGGATCGGGCAAGTCTTCCCTCGCCTTCGACACCATCTATGCCGAAGGACAGCGTCGGTATGTCGAGTCGCTGTCGGCGTACGCGCGGCAATTTCTGGAGCGGATCGAAAAGCCGGATGCGGACCTGATCGATGGGATTGCGCCGGCCGTGGCAATCCGCCAGAAGAACACGACCCGCAACCCGCGCTCGACCGTCGCCACCGCCACGGAAATCTACGACTACCTCCGCCTGCTTTATGCGCGTGTGGGCAAAACGTATTGCGCGAACTGTGGCGGGCTGGTGAAGAAGGACACCATCGACGAAGTCGCCGACGCCGTGCTTGCCCTGGGCGAGGGCACCCGGGTCCAGGTCTTGTTTCCGTTGCGGACCGCCGTACCGGCGGAACCGGAGAAGAAGCCCAAGGGGCGCAAGAAGAAAGCTGCCGGCAAGGAAGCTGCAAACGAACTGCTGAAGGAGCGGCTCTTTGAGTTGCGCAAGCGTGGCTTCAACCGCTTGTACCAGGACGCACAGATATTCGAGTTTTCGACGCCGGAGTCGTTGCTCGATATCGATTTCTCGAAACCCGTCGAGATCCTTGTGGACCGACTTTCGCTGTCGGCCGACTCGCGCTCGCGGCTGGTGGACTCGACCGAAATCTGTTTCCGCGAAGCCGGCGAAGTCATCTTCGAAACCGCACCGTCAGACGGCGAGCCTCAGCGATTCCGGTATTCGCAAAGATTCGAATGCAAGAAGTGCCACATCCGCTACGAGGAACCGGAGCCGCGACTGTTCTCGTTCAACAACCCATACGGGGCTTGTCCGCGCTGCCAGGGATTTGGCAACACGATCGACTTTGACCTGGACCTGGTCATTCCCGACAAATCGCTGACACTGGCGCAAGGTGCCGTGGAGCCGTGGACGAAGCCGAAGTATCGTCCCTTGTTCAATGAATTGAAGCGGTACGCGAAATCGGCGGGGATCCCACTGGACGTGCCCTGGTCGGATATGGACCGGAAGCATCAGGACGTGGTCATCAACGGCGACGGAAAATTCTGGGGCGTGCGCGGTTTCTTCGAGCATCTGGAACGCAAGAAGTACAAGCTGCACGTACGGGTGTTTCTCAGCCGTTACCGCGGATATTCCGTCTGCGGCGCCTGCGGTGGAGGTCGTCTGCGCACCGATGCGCGGCAGGTCAAAGTCAGCGGACGCGACATCTGCCAGGTCACATCCATGACCGTCGAGGAAGCGACAGCGTTTTTCGCCGGGTTGGAACTATCTCGCGAGGAAAACGATATCGCCGGGAAGTTGCTGGACGAAGTTCGTGACCGCCTGCGGTTCCTCGATGAAGTTGGGCTGGAATACATCTCGCTGGACCGCCTGTCTTCGACCCTGTCCGGAGGCGAAGCGCAGAGGATTCAATTGGCGACCTCGCTCGGCTCAAGACTTGTGGGCACTCTTTATGTGTTGGATGAGCCGTCGATTGGGCTGCACAGTCGTGATACGAATCGGCTGATCAAGATCCTGCATGACCTTCGCGACCTCGGTAACACCATCCTGGTTGTCGAACACGATCCGGAGATCATGAAGGCCTCTGACTACATCCTCGACCTTGGGCCGGGAGCGGGCGAGAACGGTGGAAAGATCATCGCGGCGGGTACGTATGCCGAGATCCGCAAAACGCCGGGATCGCTGACCGGCAAGTATCTGGCCGACGAACTTCGGATTCAGCTCCCCCCGCATCGTCGCAAGCCGACGAAAGAGAAGCTCAGCCTGAAGCGGGCGCGTGCGCATAATCTGAAAGACATCGACGTCACCATTCCGCTCGGCATGTTGGTGGCAATCACCGGTGTGAGTGGATCGGGAAAATCGACGCTGGTACATGATGTCCTCTACCAGGCACTGGCTTCGGCGTTGAAGCAGACGAACGGCACGGGTCCGGCTGCCGGCTACCTGTCGAAACTCGATGGAGTGCAGTACCTGGACGAAGTCATCCTGGTTGACCAGTCCCCCATTGGACGGACACCGCGCTCGAATCCGGTGACCTACATCAAGGCCTTCGACGCGATCCGGGATTTGTTTGCTTCCCTTCCTGACTCGCAGAAGCGTGGTTTCTCCGCCGGACACTTCTCTTTCAACATCCCCGGCGGCCGTTGCGAGACCTGCCAGGGCGATGGCACCGTCACGGTCGAGATGCAGTTCCTGGCCGACGTAGAACTGGTCTGCGAGGAGTGCAAAGGCACTCGTTACAAGCCGCAGGTTTTGACGGTTCGCTACAAGGGGAAGAACATCCACGAAGTGCTGAACCTGACGGTGCGTGAGGCGCTCCACTTCTTCTCCGGGATTCCCAAGATTGTCGATCGTTTAAAGGTGCTGGACGAGGTCGGGCTTGGATACCTGAGGTTGGGACAATCCGCGACCACATTGTCTGGGGGCGAAGCCCAGCGTATGAAGCTGGCGGCTCACCTCCAGCCCAAACGGGACATCGTGGTGCAACAGGAACAGGGAGAGGACGAAGAGCACCACAAGCAGAAGAAACGCCGGTCTCGAGTCCTCTATATCTTTGACGAGCCGACCACGGGATTACACTTCGACGACGTTTCGAAGCTGCTTTCTTCCTTCCGTCGACTCATCGATACCGGAGGTTCCATTCTGGTGATCGAGCACAACCTCGACGTGATTAAGGCCGCCGACTGGGTCATCGATCTCGGTCCCGAAGGCGGCGAGCGCGGTGGCAAAGTAGTGGTAACCGGAACACCGGAGGATGTCGCGGGTTGTAAACACTCGTACACCGGACAGTGGCTTTCCCGCATCCTACTGGGAGGCGGGAACTCTCCTTCCGATGACCGTTGCTCGAACGACGTGCTGGCTTCATGA